In Streptomyces pluripotens, the genomic window ACCAGATCTTCTCCGGGTCCGGGTTCACCGGCGCGTCCAGCACCATGCGCCGCACGTGCGAGGGGAACATCGTCGCGTACAGCGCGCCGAAGTAGGTGCCGTACGAGGCGCCCATGAACGTCAGCCGGTCCTGTCCCAGCGCGGCCCGCAGCACGTCCAGGTCACGGGCGTTGTTGAGCGAGGTGTAGTGGCGCAGGCCGCTGCCCGACCGCTCGGCGCAGCCGCGTGCGTAGGCCCTCGCCCGTGCGATCCGCTGTTGCTTGTACGCCTGCGACGGGTGTGTCGGCGAGGCGCTGGGCGCCTTGAAGAAGTGCTTCGGGTCCTCACAGGAGAGCGGCGCCGAACGGTCCACGCCGCGAGGGGCGTAGCCGACCAGGTCGTAGGCGGCGGCGATCCGCTTCCACTGCGGGATCACACCGATCAGCGGGAAGTACATGCCGGAGGCGCCGGGGCCGCCCGGGTTGTAGACGAGAACGCCCTGCCGTGGGACTTTCCGTTCGCTGCCGTCCGGGTCCTTGCGCGTGGCCCGGATCCGGCTGACGGTCAGCTCGATCTGCTTGCCGTCGGGATGGGCGTAGTCCAGCGGGACGGTCACCGTGCCGCACCGCAGGCTGTTGGGTGCCTCCGGCATGTCGGCGGCGGAGCAGGGGCCGAAGTCGATTCCCGCCGCCCGGGCGCGGGCCGCGGCCACCACGGTGCCGCGCAATTCGGCCGTGCCCGGTGCTCCGGCCGCGCCGGGGGTGGCGGGCGTGCCGCCCGCCGGGGCCACGGCCAGGCTGGTCAGGAGCAAGGACCCGGCGGCCGAGTACAGGGCGGCAGCTTTCATCGCGTATCCCTTCGGTGCGCGCTGGCGGTGGCACGGCTGCCACGGCCCGGCGACAACAGAAGGGATGCTTCGGTCGGTTCCCGGTGAAGGCAAGGACCGTCCGCCGGTGTCGGGGCCAATGCCCCCTGTGCGCCCCCTGAGGGCGCCTCGCGGGCGGCCCGGCGGAGGCTCACTCCGGGCGGGGCTCGTCGTGGTGGGGCTCGTCGTGGTGGGTGAAGGCCGGACCGGGAAGGACCATGCCCTGTTCGGCAGCTGGACGGACGGAGCGTTGCAAGCATCCGACGTTCCGTTCCCGGTGCGGTCAGGAGCTGCTCGGTCGCGGTGCCGGGCTGGTGGTTGCGGACGGCAGGGAGGACGGCTCGTTCGCCGAGGGTGTCACTGGTACTGCCGCGCTCGGGGCGACGGCCGGCGGGGACGGTACGGGCGACGCCGAGGCGGTCAGCTCCCGGGACAGCGTGGCGAAGTCGATGTACCCCGTCGCCTCCAGCGCTTTGATGTGGTCCAGGAGGGTTGCGCCTGCGTCGTCGGCGAGGCCGCGGACCAGGGAGTTCTGGGTGCCGGCCCGGATCTGGGCGGCCAGCGGGAACACACGGCCGTACGCGAGCCGCAGGGTGCCGGCGAACTGTCGGTCGAAGTCCTGGCCCTGCGCCGAGTCCAGGGCGTCGAGCCACTGCTTCTGCTGCTGGTCGGGCTGGTTGGCCAGCGGCACGCCGAGCTGGGTGGCGACGGTCCGGACATGCGTGTCAAGGGAGGTGAGGCCGTTGACCAGGCGCTGCCCCGCGGCACGTACGGCTGCCGTGGTCC contains:
- a CDS encoding DUF4142 domain-containing protein; the protein is MRPRPPLKGRGIISGTGLIITCLAATAVALLYPLWSYAHRPDPASADVLSAQTVMTPYGPLSARDRDFVAKVRLAGLWELPAGEQAERKGTTAAVRAAGQRLVNGLTSLDTHVRTVATQLGVPLANQPDQQQKQWLDALDSAQGQDFDRQFAGTLRLAYGRVFPLAAQIRAGTQNSLVRGLADDAGATLLDHIKALEATGYIDFATLSRELTASASPVPSPPAVAPSAAVPVTPSANEPSSLPSATTSPAPRPSSS